The following proteins are co-located in the Candidatus Competibacteraceae bacterium genome:
- the aspS gene encoding aspartate--tRNA ligase yields MRSHYCGQVTETLLDQDVILCGWAHRRRDHGGVIFIDLRDREGLVQVVIDPDVPDAFASAERVRNEFVLRVVGRVRRRPEGTENPNLTTGAIEVLARELEIVNRAEPLPFQLDDDDTSEEVRLRYRYLDLRRPVMQERLRLRARVIGALRRFLEERGFLDIETPMLTKATPEGARDYLVPSRTHPGSFFALPQSPQLFKQLLMMAGFDRYYQVVRCFRDEDLRADRQPEFTQLDIETSFLDEQGITDLMEEVIRRMFAEVLAVELPDPFPRMPYETAIQRYGSDKPDLRIPLELTELSDLMAKVEFKVFANPANDPNGRVAALRVPEGGKLTRREIDIYTEFVGRYGAKGLAYIKVNDVAAGREGLQAPIVKFLADEVLAKILTRTGAENGDLLFFGADSAKVVNDALGALRIKIGHDLGLVKGEWAPLWVVNFPMFEWDEHDQRWNALHHPFTAPRTDDPAEVQANPGRCLSRAYDMVLNGSEIGGGSVRIHRQEMQNTVFELLGIDAEEARAKFGFLLDALKFGCPPHGGLAFGLDRLVMLMAGVASIRDVMAFPKTQSAACLLTQAPAPVTETQLRDLNIRLRRTP; encoded by the coding sequence ATGCGCAGCCACTATTGCGGCCAAGTTACCGAAACCCTGCTCGACCAGGATGTCATCCTCTGCGGCTGGGCGCACCGCCGCCGCGATCACGGCGGCGTGATCTTCATCGACCTGCGCGACCGTGAAGGTCTGGTGCAGGTGGTGATCGACCCCGATGTGCCGGACGCCTTCGCCAGCGCCGAGCGGGTTCGTAACGAATTCGTGCTGCGGGTGGTCGGGCGGGTGCGTCGTCGCCCCGAGGGCACCGAAAATCCCAATCTGACCACCGGCGCGATCGAGGTGTTGGCCCGCGAACTGGAAATCGTCAACCGTGCCGAGCCGTTGCCGTTCCAGTTGGACGACGACGATACTTCCGAGGAAGTGCGGCTGCGCTATCGTTACCTCGACCTGCGCCGGCCGGTGATGCAGGAGCGATTGCGGCTACGCGCCCGGGTGATCGGCGCCCTGCGCCGATTCCTGGAAGAGCGGGGCTTCCTGGACATCGAAACCCCGATGCTGACCAAGGCCACCCCGGAAGGTGCCCGCGACTACCTGGTGCCCAGCCGCACCCATCCCGGCAGCTTTTTCGCGCTGCCCCAGTCGCCGCAGTTATTCAAGCAGTTGCTGATGATGGCCGGCTTCGACCGCTACTATCAGGTGGTGCGCTGTTTCCGCGACGAGGACCTGCGCGCCGACCGCCAGCCGGAATTCACCCAGCTCGACATCGAAACCTCGTTCCTGGACGAACAGGGGATCACTGACCTGATGGAAGAGGTGATCCGCCGGATGTTCGCGGAAGTGCTGGCGGTGGAACTGCCCGACCCCTTCCCGCGCATGCCCTACGAAACGGCGATACAGCGCTACGGCTCCGACAAGCCGGATTTGCGCATCCCGCTGGAACTGACCGAACTGTCGGACCTGATGGCGAAGGTGGAATTCAAGGTCTTTGCCAACCCCGCCAATGATCCGAATGGCCGGGTGGCGGCGCTGCGGGTCCCGGAGGGTGGCAAGCTGACCCGGCGCGAGATCGACATCTACACCGAATTCGTCGGTCGCTACGGCGCGAAGGGGCTGGCCTACATCAAGGTCAACGACGTGGCCGCCGGCCGCGAGGGGCTGCAAGCGCCGATTGTGAAATTCCTGGCCGACGAGGTGCTGGCCAAGATTCTCACCCGCACCGGCGCGGAGAACGGCGATTTGCTCTTCTTCGGCGCGGATTCGGCCAAGGTGGTCAACGACGCATTGGGTGCCCTGCGGATCAAGATCGGCCACGATCTGGGTCTGGTGAAGGGCGAATGGGCGCCGTTGTGGGTGGTCAATTTCCCGATGTTCGAATGGGACGAACACGACCAGCGCTGGAATGCCCTGCATCATCCCTTCACCGCGCCGCGCACCGACGATCCCGCCGAAGTCCAGGCCAATCCCGGACGCTGCCTGTCCCGGGCCTATGACATGGTGCTGAATGGTAGCGAAATCGGCGGCGGTTCGGTGCGTATTCACCGCCAGGAGATGCAGAACACGGTGTTCGAACTGCTCGGCATCGACGCCGAGGAAGCGCGTGCCAAGTTCGGCTTCCTGCTGGATGCGCTGAAGTTCGGTTGCCCGCCGCACGGTGGTCTGGCCTTCGGCCTGGATCGGTTGGTAATGCTGATGGCCGGGGTCGCTTCCATCCGCGACGTGATGGCTTTTCCCAAGACTCAGAGTGCCGCCTGTCTGCTGACCCAGGCGCCGGCGCCGGTCACCGAGACGCAACTGCGCGATCTCAACATCCGCCTGCGCCGCACACCTTGA
- the nudB gene encoding dihydroneopterin triphosphate diphosphatase — protein MADEVLVLRRVHPADFWQSVTGSLRWEESDPLDAARRELREETGLGDGVDVVACDAVNRFPILPPWRHRYAPDAVENVEHVFRVRLPERLPVTLNPTEHSEYDWLPRAAAAAKVTSYTNRDAILRLP, from the coding sequence ATGGCGGACGAGGTGCTGGTGCTGCGCCGGGTTCATCCGGCGGATTTTTGGCAGTCGGTGACCGGCAGCCTGCGCTGGGAGGAAAGCGATCCGCTGGACGCGGCGCGACGGGAGCTGCGCGAGGAAACCGGGCTGGGCGACGGGGTGGACGTCGTGGCCTGCGACGCGGTCAACCGCTTTCCGATTCTGCCGCCCTGGCGACATCGCTACGCCCCGGATGCGGTCGAGAACGTCGAGCACGTTTTCCGGGTCCGTTTGCCCGAACGCCTGCCCGTCACCCTGAACCCCACCGAACACAGTGAATACGACTGGCTGCCCCGCGCGGCGGCGGCGGCCAAAGTTACGTCCTACACCAACCGGGACGCTATCCTGCGACTGCCATGA
- the mprF gene encoding bifunctional lysylphosphatidylglycerol flippase/synthetase MprF: MKTLPARLAGPLIGLALFASALWVLHQALAEYRYQDVTAYFRRLPYPQLLAALLGTALSYLVTTGYDWLALRYIRRPLPWPKVGFAALLSYAFSNSVGLSVLTSSSLRFRLYSSWGLTTVDIARIVVFTTLTLWLGILTVGGGVLALVPLDLGALPWLNMDSRLLGFLLLIPPAAYLLLGMLRRLPLRLGHWELPMVRPRLALPQLAVGALDWVMASLVLYILLPASGTVSFGHILGVFLVAQIAGLLSHIPGGLGVFESLVLLMLQRELPAADLLGALLAYRLVYYLLPLALAAIVLGLYELRHYRERVLWLPRVVGPWAPVLLPHVFALLALISGAVLLFSAATPAVEARLVWLHHRIPLSVLEISHFISSLVGMSLLLLARGLQRRLDAAWLLAVVFLIAGITASLLKGADYEEAIILSVLLAGLLPSRRQFYRRASLFGERFTPGWLAAIAVVLLCSVWLGFFSYKHIEYSNELWWDFSFSHQGGAPRFLRAMVGAMGVALFFGVAKLLRPAPFEPTLPGPEEKRQAHAIAAAFPRSYAHLALLGDKALLFNADHSAFLMYGVEGRAWVAMGDPVAATERERRELAWQFRELCERHGGWPVFYQVHPDNLGLYVELGLTLLKFGEEARVPLATFSLDGKSRKTLRNGINRLERDGYRFELVDIAAVPALLPQLRVVSNAWLGGKSGGEKGFSLGFFDEDYLRAGPIAVVRRDAEVVAFANLWRGGGEELSVDLMRYHPDSVQGVMDYLFIRIMLWGREQGFAWFNLGMAPLSGLQNRSLAPLWNRFGALVFGRGEAFYNFRGLHQYKDKFDPRWEARYLAAPGGMMVLPRVLADLTALIARGYKEAIGQ; this comes from the coding sequence ATGAAAACACTGCCCGCCCGCCTTGCGGGTCCGCTCATCGGGCTGGCGCTGTTCGCCAGCGCGCTGTGGGTATTGCATCAGGCGCTGGCGGAGTACCGCTATCAGGATGTCACCGCCTATTTTCGGCGACTGCCGTACCCGCAATTGCTCGCCGCCCTGCTGGGCACGGCGCTGAGCTATCTGGTCACCACCGGCTACGACTGGCTGGCGCTGCGCTACATCCGCCGGCCGCTGCCCTGGCCCAAGGTCGGCTTCGCCGCCCTGCTCAGCTATGCCTTCAGCAACTCGGTTGGACTGTCGGTGCTCACCTCCAGCTCGCTGCGCTTCCGCCTGTATTCGAGTTGGGGCCTGACCACGGTGGATATCGCCCGGATCGTCGTGTTCACTACCCTGACCCTGTGGCTGGGCATTCTGACGGTTGGCGGCGGCGTGCTGGCGCTGGTCCCGCTGGATCTTGGCGCGCTTCCCTGGCTGAACATGGACAGCCGGTTGCTGGGCTTCCTGCTGTTGATCCCGCCGGCGGCTTACCTGTTGCTGGGCATGCTGCGTCGCCTGCCGCTACGGCTGGGGCATTGGGAACTGCCGATGGTGCGGCCCCGGCTGGCTTTGCCGCAACTGGCGGTCGGCGCGCTGGACTGGGTCATGGCCAGTCTGGTGCTGTACATCTTGTTGCCGGCCTCCGGGACCGTGAGTTTCGGCCATATTCTCGGCGTGTTCCTGGTGGCGCAGATTGCCGGCCTGCTCAGCCACATCCCCGGCGGGCTGGGGGTATTCGAATCGCTGGTGCTGCTCATGCTCCAGCGCGAGCTGCCGGCCGCCGACCTCCTCGGCGCGCTGCTGGCCTACCGCCTGGTTTACTACCTGCTGCCGCTGGCGCTGGCCGCCATCGTGCTGGGTCTGTACGAGCTGCGGCACTACCGGGAGCGGGTGTTGTGGCTGCCGCGCGTGGTGGGACCGTGGGCGCCGGTGCTGCTGCCGCATGTGTTCGCCCTGCTGGCGCTGATCAGCGGCGCGGTACTGCTGTTCTCGGCCGCGACCCCGGCGGTGGAGGCGAGGTTGGTGTGGTTACACCATAGAATCCCGCTGTCTGTTCTGGAAATTTCCCATTTTATCAGTAGCCTGGTCGGCATGAGCCTGCTGTTGCTGGCGCGGGGCCTGCAACGCCGGCTGGATGCCGCCTGGTTACTGGCCGTGGTTTTCCTGATCGCCGGCATCACCGCCTCGCTGCTGAAAGGCGCCGACTATGAGGAAGCGATCATCCTGTCGGTGTTGCTGGCCGGGTTGCTGCCATCCCGACGGCAGTTCTACCGCCGCGCTTCGCTGTTCGGCGAACGCTTTACGCCGGGCTGGCTCGCCGCCATCGCCGTGGTGCTGCTCTGCTCGGTCTGGCTGGGCTTTTTCTCCTACAAGCATATCGAGTATTCAAACGAGCTGTGGTGGGATTTCAGCTTCAGCCATCAGGGCGGAGCACCGCGTTTCCTGCGCGCGATGGTGGGTGCCATGGGTGTGGCGCTGTTCTTCGGGGTCGCCAAACTGCTGCGCCCGGCGCCGTTCGAGCCGACCCTGCCGGGGCCGGAGGAAAAACGCCAGGCCCACGCCATCGCCGCCGCGTTTCCGCGCAGCTACGCCCACCTGGCCCTGCTGGGCGACAAGGCCTTGCTGTTTAACGCCGATCACAGCGCGTTCCTGATGTACGGTGTCGAAGGACGCGCCTGGGTAGCGATGGGCGACCCGGTCGCCGCCACCGAACGGGAGCGGCGGGAACTGGCCTGGCAATTCCGCGAACTGTGCGAGCGCCACGGTGGCTGGCCGGTGTTCTATCAGGTCCACCCGGACAATCTGGGTCTGTATGTGGAACTGGGGCTGACCCTGCTCAAGTTCGGCGAGGAGGCGCGGGTGCCGCTGGCGACCTTTTCGCTGGACGGCAAATCGCGCAAGACCCTGCGCAACGGCATCAACCGGCTGGAGCGGGACGGCTATCGGTTCGAGCTGGTGGATATCGCCGCCGTGCCGGCATTGCTGCCCCAACTGCGAGTGGTTTCCAATGCCTGGCTCGGTGGCAAGAGCGGTGGGGAGAAGGGGTTTTCGCTCGGATTCTTCGACGAGGATTATCTGCGAGCCGGCCCGATCGCGGTGGTGCGGCGCGATGCCGAGGTGGTGGCCTTCGCCAATCTGTGGCGGGGCGGTGGCGAGGAACTGTCGGTGGATTTGATGCGCTACCACCCGGACAGCGTCCAGGGCGTGATGGATTATCTGTTCATCCGCATCATGTTGTGGGGCCGCGAACAGGGGTTTGCCTGGTTCAATCTCGGCATGGCGCCGCTGTCCGGCTTGCAGAACCGCAGCCTGGCGCCGTTGTGGAACCGGTTCGGCGCCTTGGTCTTCGGTCGAGGTGAGGCGTTTTACAATTTCCGGGGCCTGCACCAGTACAAGGACAAGTTCGACCCTCGATGGGAAGCGCGCTATCTGGCGGCACCGGGTGGCATGATGGTGCTGCCGAGGGTGCTGGCGGACCTGACCGCGCTGATCGCCCGCGGCTACAAAGAAGCCATCGGACAATAA
- a CDS encoding carbohydrate ABC transporter permease — protein sequence MNRLLHRILPTLLVYGLLMLGTALALAPLLWMLVASLMPPGEATGYPPRLWPSTVTFEHYVALFSRLDLGRYLLNSTLLASAVTVISLFVNSMAGYAFAKFRFRYRDRLFRTLLAAMVIPAQVAMLPLFLLLKQFGLINTYWGVIIPGMASIFGIFLIRQYLLAIPDSLLDAARMDGAGEFRIYWALVLPLCRPILVTLAIFTFMGTWNDFMWPLIVLTDSAMYTLPVALANLLGEHVQDTELMMAGSVLTVLPVLLLFVALQKHYIAGIMLGGMKG from the coding sequence ATGAACCGCCTCCTCCATCGCATCCTTCCCACCCTGCTGGTATACGGCCTGCTGATGCTTGGCACGGCGCTGGCGCTGGCGCCGCTGCTGTGGATGCTGGTGGCCTCGCTGATGCCACCCGGCGAGGCCACCGGCTATCCGCCGCGATTGTGGCCCAGCACGGTGACGTTCGAACACTACGTGGCGCTGTTCAGCCGCCTCGACCTGGGCCGCTACCTGCTCAACAGCACCCTGCTGGCCAGCGCCGTGACCGTGATCTCGCTGTTCGTCAACTCGATGGCGGGCTATGCCTTCGCCAAGTTCCGCTTCCGCTATCGGGACCGGCTGTTTCGAACCCTGCTGGCGGCCATGGTGATCCCGGCCCAGGTGGCGATGCTGCCATTGTTCCTGCTGCTCAAGCAGTTCGGTCTGATCAACACTTATTGGGGCGTCATTATCCCTGGGATGGCCAGCATCTTCGGCATTTTCCTGATCCGCCAGTATCTGCTGGCCATTCCCGACAGCCTGCTGGATGCCGCGCGCATGGACGGCGCCGGTGAGTTCCGCATCTATTGGGCGCTGGTGCTACCACTGTGCCGGCCGATCCTGGTAACGCTGGCAATCTTCACCTTCATGGGCACCTGGAACGATTTCATGTGGCCGCTGATCGTGCTGACCGACAGCGCCATGTACACCCTGCCGGTGGCGTTGGCCAACCTGCTGGGCGAGCATGTACAGGACACGGAATTGATGATGGCCGGCTCGGTGCTGACCGTACTGCCAGTGCTGTTGCTGTTTGTGGCCCTGCAAAAGCACTACATCGCCGGCATCATGCTGGGCGGAATGAAAGGTTAA
- a CDS encoding sugar ABC transporter substrate-binding protein, with amino-acid sequence MLMLSSLRLLFIAWFVLWLAGCDSDAGRAVTVEFWAMGQEGEQVKALLPAFERRHPGIRVRVQQIPWSAAHEKLLTAHAGDAMPDAFQLGNTWIPEFVALRAIEPLDERLRDWPEAALADYFPGILATNRLAGRTYALPWYVDTRLFFYRGDLLAAAGFPEPPVTWDGWLQAMSALKAPGGGARYAILLPINEWQLPVILALQRGATLLRDRDQYGNFRDPRFRDAFTFYLNLFARGLAPPVGNTQMANLYQEFASGAFAIYVSGPWNIGEFGRRLPAALQPHWNTAPLPEFTHASPLPPGEEGVKAVGVSLAGGASLALSRNSPRREAAWRLLEFLAEPEQQARFYQLTGDLPARQSAWNDPALAGNRHAQAFREQLQHLRATPPIPEWERIASRIAYYAELAIRQELSADEALAALDRDVDRILEKRRWLLSRGLVP; translated from the coding sequence ATGCTCATGTTGTCTTCGCTGCGTCTACTTTTCATTGCCTGGTTCGTGTTGTGGCTGGCCGGCTGCGATTCCGATGCCGGCCGCGCGGTCACGGTGGAATTCTGGGCCATGGGCCAGGAGGGCGAGCAGGTCAAGGCGCTGCTGCCGGCGTTCGAGCGCCGTCATCCCGGCATTCGAGTGCGGGTGCAGCAGATTCCCTGGAGCGCGGCGCACGAAAAACTGCTGACCGCCCATGCCGGCGACGCCATGCCGGATGCGTTCCAGCTCGGCAACACCTGGATTCCCGAATTCGTGGCCCTGCGCGCCATCGAACCACTGGACGAACGGCTGCGCGACTGGCCGGAAGCGGCGCTGGCCGACTATTTCCCCGGCATTCTCGCCACCAACCGCCTGGCCGGACGGACCTACGCCCTGCCCTGGTATGTGGACACCCGGCTGTTTTTCTACCGTGGCGATCTGCTGGCCGCCGCCGGGTTTCCCGAACCGCCGGTCACCTGGGACGGCTGGCTGCAAGCGATGAGCGCGCTCAAGGCTCCAGGTGGCGGGGCGCGTTACGCGATCCTGCTACCCATCAACGAATGGCAGTTGCCGGTCATTCTCGCCCTGCAACGCGGCGCTACCCTGCTGCGCGACCGGGATCAATACGGTAATTTTCGGGACCCGCGCTTTCGCGACGCCTTTACCTTCTATCTGAACCTGTTCGCGCGGGGGCTGGCCCCGCCGGTGGGCAATACCCAGATGGCCAACCTTTATCAGGAATTCGCCAGCGGCGCTTTCGCCATCTATGTCAGCGGCCCGTGGAACATCGGCGAGTTCGGCCGGCGGCTGCCGGCGGCGCTGCAACCGCACTGGAACACCGCGCCGCTACCAGAATTTACCCATGCCTCCCCCCTCCCACCGGGAGAGGAGGGGGTGAAGGCGGTGGGCGTGTCGCTGGCCGGTGGCGCCAGTCTGGCGCTCAGCCGCAACTCGCCCCGGCGGGAAGCGGCCTGGCGGTTGCTGGAGTTCCTGGCCGAGCCGGAACAGCAGGCACGATTCTACCAACTGACCGGCGATCTGCCGGCGCGGCAGTCGGCCTGGAATGATCCGGCGCTGGCCGGCAATCGTCATGCCCAGGCATTCCGGGAGCAGTTGCAACACCTGCGGGCGACGCCGCCGATCCCCGAATGGGAACGCATCGCCAGCCGCATCGCCTACTACGCCGAACTGGCGATTCGTCAGGAATTGAGCGCGGACGAGGCACTGGCGGCGTTGGATCGGGACGTGGATCGGATTCTGGAGAAACGGCGCTGGCTGCTGAGCCGGGGGTTGGTGCCATGA
- a CDS encoding virulence factor family protein: MPVLSRILYLIAVLLTSAVRADVIEETLDDPTFGKLALYHAIDEPKGVVLFVSGAGGWNAELVAAAREIANMDYMVAGIDSNEYLARLDRSTAACADPSTDLEQLNRSMEQRYPPAIHLPPVLLGQGIGATLGYAALAQAPTERFHAGIAVDFCPELPLRKPLCKGVGNLEGTASPDHKSVSLKAISRLPTTWFVFQNRPGCNAGIAAQFVKSIQLARLTDMAGGEGIKSWLPQVSALLQWLDPSIVRQVRPDASASGVPLTEVPATAGPDRPQFAIMFSGDGGWALLDRAVTAELAKNGLPSVGWDSLSYFWKPRQPDEVALDLERVLRNYMASWKKARIVLIGYSFGADVLPATINRLPRDLRDRIDLVALLGLSDNAAFEFHLSNWISDEPDEGSQAVRPELAKLAGLKRLCIYGEEEEDAACPTLADLGVIIEKMLGDHHFDEDYPGIARRILAQLPPPPPPPATTAPPPPTRN, from the coding sequence ATGCCTGTCCTATCGCGAATACTGTATCTGATCGCTGTTCTACTGACGTCCGCCGTGCGGGCGGATGTCATCGAGGAAACGCTGGACGACCCCACCTTCGGCAAACTCGCCCTTTATCATGCCATCGACGAACCCAAGGGCGTGGTGCTGTTCGTCTCCGGCGCGGGTGGCTGGAACGCCGAACTGGTCGCGGCGGCGCGGGAAATCGCCAATATGGATTACATGGTCGCGGGTATCGATTCGAATGAGTATCTGGCGCGGCTCGATCGCTCGACGGCCGCCTGCGCCGATCCATCGACGGATCTTGAGCAGTTAAACCGCTCGATGGAACAGCGCTACCCGCCGGCGATCCACCTGCCGCCGGTTCTGCTGGGGCAGGGTATCGGCGCGACGCTGGGCTACGCGGCGCTGGCCCAGGCGCCAACCGAGCGCTTTCATGCCGGGATCGCGGTGGATTTCTGCCCGGAACTGCCCTTGCGCAAGCCCTTGTGTAAGGGAGTGGGCAATCTGGAGGGTACCGCGTCGCCGGATCACAAGAGCGTGTCATTGAAGGCCATCAGCCGGCTGCCGACAACCTGGTTCGTGTTTCAGAACCGGCCCGGCTGCAATGCCGGGATCGCCGCGCAATTCGTCAAATCGATCCAACTCGCCCGGCTGACCGACATGGCCGGCGGCGAGGGCATCAAGAGCTGGCTGCCGCAGGTCTCCGCCCTGTTGCAATGGCTGGACCCGAGCATCGTCCGGCAGGTGCGACCCGATGCCAGCGCCAGCGGCGTGCCACTCACCGAAGTACCGGCAACCGCCGGCCCCGACCGGCCACAATTCGCGATCATGTTCTCCGGCGATGGCGGTTGGGCGCTGCTCGACCGCGCCGTGACGGCGGAGCTGGCCAAAAACGGCCTGCCCTCGGTGGGCTGGGATTCGCTGAGCTATTTCTGGAAACCGCGCCAGCCGGATGAGGTGGCGCTGGATCTGGAGCGGGTGCTGCGCAACTACATGGCCAGTTGGAAGAAGGCACGGATCGTGCTGATCGGCTATTCCTTCGGGGCGGACGTGCTGCCGGCAACGATCAACCGCTTGCCGCGGGACTTGCGCGACCGGATCGATCTGGTGGCCTTGCTGGGGCTGTCGGACAACGCCGCCTTCGAATTTCATCTGAGCAACTGGATCAGCGACGAACCTGACGAAGGCAGCCAAGCGGTGCGGCCGGAACTGGCCAAGTTGGCCGGCCTCAAGCGTTTGTGCATTTATGGCGAAGAAGAGGAGGATGCCGCCTGCCCGACACTGGCCGATCTGGGGGTGATCATCGAAAAGATGCTGGGAGACCACCATTTCGACGAGGATTACCCCGGAATCGCCCGCCGCATCCTCGCACAGCTGCCGCCGCCGCCGCCACCGCC
- a CDS encoding sugar ABC transporter permease: MTGQERHAARSARAFLAPALLLIAVFFFLPVLAALLLSFTDFDIYALGDLNRLRFVGLRNYLDLLQSPLFWTALGNTFYFVVVGGPLSVAVSLGAALLVNAPLTRFPGFFRAAFFLPVVTTLVAVAVVWRYLYHPRYGLLNYGLGLLGIDPIDWLGDPAWAMPAIILMAVWKNFGFNMIIFIAGLQNIPTQLYEAARIDGASGWRQFRYITLPLLGPTFLFVALMTMIGYFQVFAEPYVMTQGGPANRTLSVVLLMYEEGFRWWNMGYASAAAFMLFVLILAGTLLQLKLRRRDPE, encoded by the coding sequence ATGACCGGCCAGGAACGTCACGCCGCCCGCAGCGCCAGGGCCTTTCTGGCGCCGGCGCTGCTGCTGATCGCGGTGTTTTTCTTCCTGCCGGTGCTGGCGGCGCTACTGCTGAGCTTCACCGATTTCGACATCTACGCGCTGGGCGATCTGAATCGGCTCCGTTTCGTCGGCTTGCGCAACTATCTGGATTTGCTGCAAAGTCCGCTGTTCTGGACAGCGCTCGGCAACACCTTTTATTTCGTGGTGGTGGGAGGGCCGCTGTCGGTGGCGGTCTCGCTGGGCGCGGCGCTGCTGGTGAACGCGCCACTGACCCGCTTTCCCGGTTTCTTCCGCGCCGCCTTCTTCCTGCCGGTGGTCACGACCCTGGTGGCGGTGGCGGTGGTGTGGCGTTATCTCTACCATCCCCGCTACGGCTTGCTGAATTACGGCCTCGGCCTGCTCGGCATCGACCCCATCGACTGGCTGGGCGACCCGGCCTGGGCGATGCCGGCGATCATCCTCATGGCGGTGTGGAAAAACTTCGGCTTCAACATGATCATCTTCATCGCCGGCTTGCAGAACATTCCGACTCAACTCTACGAGGCGGCGCGGATCGACGGGGCCAGTGGCTGGCGGCAGTTCCGCTACATCACCCTGCCGCTGCTGGGGCCGACCTTCCTGTTCGTGGCCCTGATGACCATGATCGGTTATTTCCAGGTCTTCGCGGAGCCCTATGTGATGACCCAGGGCGGCCCGGCCAACCGCACGCTCAGCGTGGTGCTGCTGATGTACGAGGAAGGTTTCCGCTGGTGGAACATGGGCTACGCCTCGGCGGCGGCGTTCATGCTGTTCGTGCTGATCCTGGCCGGAACCCTGCTGCAATTGAAGTTGCGGCGGAGAGACCCGGAATGA
- a CDS encoding lysophospholipid acyltransferase family protein: MIRRAAIIGLLRLTSLLPLPLTHLIGVWVGSLLRWIPNDLRRIASRNLALVFPEMADVDRDRLLRDNLMETGKLLLELGPLWLWPGARVLALVRGSVTGEEALAAAARQQRGAILLTPHLGAWEMAGLYYSSRHPLTILYRPSRLGLDDLSVRGRGRVGGKVVATDTRGVRTLLTSLRNGEILGILPDQDPGDEGGVFASFFGIAASTMTLVSRLALKTGVPVFLTWAERLPRGEGYALHLRALPEVSVAASLEESAAALNRGVEAAVRSLPAQYLWAYKRFKTRPPGESKLY, from the coding sequence ATGATCCGGCGGGCGGCAATCATCGGGCTGCTGCGCCTGACTAGCCTGTTGCCGTTGCCTCTGACACACCTCATCGGCGTGTGGGTCGGCAGCTTATTGCGGTGGATTCCCAACGATCTGCGGCGGATCGCCAGCCGCAATCTGGCCCTGGTATTTCCCGAAATGGCGGATGTAGACCGCGATCGCCTGCTCCGCGATAACCTGATGGAAACCGGCAAGCTGCTGCTGGAATTGGGACCGCTCTGGCTGTGGCCCGGCGCGCGGGTGCTGGCGCTGGTGCGGGGTTCGGTAACCGGCGAGGAAGCGCTGGCCGCCGCCGCGCGGCAACAGCGAGGGGCGATTCTGCTCACGCCGCATCTGGGCGCCTGGGAAATGGCCGGCTTGTACTACTCCAGCCGTCATCCGCTAACTATCCTCTATCGTCCCAGCCGCTTGGGACTTGATGATCTCAGCGTTCGGGGGCGCGGCCGGGTCGGCGGCAAGGTGGTCGCCACCGACACCCGTGGGGTACGCACCCTGTTAACCTCGCTGCGCAATGGCGAAATTCTCGGCATTCTCCCCGATCAGGACCCCGGTGATGAGGGCGGTGTATTCGCGTCGTTCTTCGGCATCGCCGCCAGCACCATGACCCTGGTCTCGCGGCTGGCATTGAAAACCGGTGTTCCGGTGTTCCTGACCTGGGCCGAGCGCTTGCCGCGCGGCGAGGGTTATGCGCTGCATCTGCGGGCGTTGCCGGAGGTGAGCGTCGCCGCGTCGCTGGAAGAATCGGCGGCGGCCCTGAACCGGGGCGTGGAAGCGGCGGTTCGTTCGCTCCCCGCGCAATATCTGTGGGCCTACAAGCGCTTCAAGACACGGCCGCCGGGTGAATCTAAACTGTATTGA
- a CDS encoding zinc ribbon domain-containing protein has translation MPIYEYRCQSCDHELEVMQKLSDPELSDCPACGQPELKKLISVVGFRLKGGGWYETDFKGGDKKKNVAKDDSAPASESKSAPACDGAGGCGTCSTPAAV, from the coding sequence ATGCCGATTTACGAGTACCGTTGCCAGTCCTGCGATCACGAACTGGAAGTGATGCAAAAGCTCAGCGACCCCGAGTTGAGCGACTGTCCAGCCTGCGGTCAGCCCGAACTGAAGAAGCTGATCTCGGTGGTCGGGTTCCGACTTAAGGGCGGCGGCTGGTACGAGACCGATTTCAAGGGCGGAGACAAGAAGAAGAATGTGGCGAAGGACGACAGCGCCCCCGCTAGCGAAAGTAAATCGGCGCCCGCCTGCGACGGTGCCGGTGGCTGCGGAACCTGTTCCACGCCGGCGGCGGTTTGA